The DNA segment CTTGCGCTGGAAAGACGGTTTAGACGGCCAGCTAGAGAGTTGCCGGAGCTGGAGTGACGGTTTAGACGGCCAGCGAGGAGGATTTGTGTGAGCGCAGCCAGCGCTACGTAACGGCAGAGGAGTCGCAGCCAACGACATAGAGGGACGCAGCCAGCGTCGAACGCCGATACGAACgggtcgcagccagcgacaagGAGACGCAAGAAGCGTCATTTGTGGAGACCGCAGCCAGCGGTCAGAAGGCGCAAAGAGCGCCAAGCATCCGTGGCCGCAGCCAGCGGCACGAGGCGTCAGAGACGCCATTTTGGACGCGTAGAGGCGCCGCCATTTTGGACGCGTAGAGGCGCCGCCATTTTGGACGCGCAGAGGCGCCGCCATATTGGACGCGCAGAGGCGCCGCCATTTTGGAGCTGGGAAAGATGCAGCATTCCCCCAGGAAGAGTGCCCGGCTGAACGGAGGAGAAGCCACCCCTATAACAACAGTGagtcagcagccagccagtagTGGAGCAGAAACTCGGACGCGGGTGAACATCACGGCGGCGTCGATTCCTTGCCCGGCCACTACGGTGACTACAGTAGCTTCCCAACCTAGAAGTACTGCTGTCACAGCTGCGAGTTCAGTACTGGAGGTGAACCAGCCCCTCGCGTTGGAACTCATGGAGAGGATCGCAGCGTTGGAgagggagctggagaaggctaGATCCCTGGAAAGTGTGAGCACCGCCAATTGCGCGCCAACCGCAGTTGGCGCCAACAGTGGAGCGTCGGGGCGGGCGCCATTTTAGAGCGGCCAGCCAATACCCACATCTAACGGAGAGGGCTTACATAACGGGGTCGGGTCGGTGCCATACAACGGTGACGGTGCGAGCGGTGCGGCCTGCACGCTGCCGCCATCTTCGAGTGGACCGCCATTGCTAACTACTAGCAACTATTTTGTGGAGCCACTGTGTGCAACAGGCACTGCGCAGCCAGCGCATGGACTCGTGCTACCGGGCGTGAGCATCCACAATGCGGCAACAGCACTTGTCGGATCCTACGCCGCGACGACGCCGAGTGGAATCCAGGGAGCATATGGGCCAAGGAAGCTTCCGAACTTGCCTATATTTGGAGGGCAGCCCGAGGAATGGCCGATCTTCAGCTGTGCGTTCGTGGAGACGACCCGAGCGTACAACTGCACGGACCTGGAGAACAACCAGAGGTTGTTGAAGGCGCTGAAGAATGAAGCGCGCGAGGCAGTGAAGGCGCTATTGATTCATCCAGGAAATGTCAGCGCCGtgatggagcagctgcgcttTAGGTTCGGACGACCGGAGCAGCTTATACGCAGCCAGCTCAACAACGTGCGAGAGGTGCAGCCAATTTCGGAGCACAATTTGGCGAAGATCATTCCCTTCGCAACCCGAGTGAGTAACCTCGCGGCCTTCTTGCAGTCAGCGAAGGCGGAGCAGCACCTGGGGAACCCAACCCTCATGGAGGAGCTTGTGGCCAAGCTGCCAACGAGCAAGCGAGTGGACTGGGCCAGGCAACGATTGCGCCCTTCCCACTGTAGTCCACTTCAGCGCGTGGCTACAGGAGTACGCAAACGTGGTGTGCACGGTTTGGACGTCGAGGGAAGGAGCGAGGCGTCGACTTCTACATGCAAGCGTCGACATTGATGCGATCAAGATGATGCATGGAGGTGTCCATCTGTGGGACAGCATGGAATATTGAACTGCAGAATTATTGGAGCTCACAGGGTGGAGCATGTGAGGCATCGCTCTGCTCAAAGCTGCGAAGCGGGCACACGGCTAGATCCTGCTATACGCAAGGTGAGTGCCAGATTAATGGATGCCGAAGGGAGCATCACCGTCTGCTACATGGTGCGGACGAGGAGCGAAGGCCGCTGCAGCGAGGTGGCTTCAGACGCCACGAAAggaaccagcagccagcagtttCCAGACACAGCCCGGCCAGGGACCAGGAGAGGAACCGGCAGCCAGCCGTTCCCAGCAACAGCCTGGAGAGAGGAGCTCCGCGTGAAGCGGGAACGCCCATGCAGAGGAATTTGAGCTGCGTTGACGCCGAAGGAGGCCGTCTACTGTTACGCTGTACGGATTACGCTGTACGGAGCGGGGCGAGAGGTGGATACGTATGCGCTCCTAGATGAGGGTTCCTCCGTCACGATGATCGATGACGAGCTACGAAAGGATCTTGGAGTGCAAGGAGAGCGTCGGCAGCTAAATATCCAATGGTTTGGAGGTAAGGCAACCAGAGAGCCTACCAACGTGGTGAGTCTGAAGATAAGTGGAGTTGGAAAGCCCACTCGCCATGTATTGAAAAACGTTTATGCCGTTTCGAATTTGAGTTTGCTGATGCAGACATTGAGCCGACGAGATGTCCAGGGCGTGGACAGGGATGCGCGTCTGCCGATGAAGCCTTACCGCAACGTGGTGCCGAAGCTGCTCATCGGCCTGGATCACGGACATCTGGGGTTGCCATTTAGGACGAGGCGGTTCGCTCGAGAGGGACCGTATGCGGCCGCAACCgagctgggctgggttgtgtttGGGCCTGTAAGTGGGCAACCGACCACGCCGTCACCGAGGTCCTGCCTACTTGCCGTGTCAGTGGATGACGCGATGGAAAAGATGGTGGAGGACTACTTCGACATGGAGAACTTTGGAGTGAAGCACGCGCCGCCggtcgcagccagcgattATGTTCGGGCCCAAAGCATACTCGAAGACACCACGGTGAAAGTGGGGCGTCGCTACCAGACGGGATTACTCTGGAAGGACGACCACGTTGTGCTGCCACCGAGCTATGAGATGGCGTACAGGAGGCTGGTCAACGTCGAGAAGAAGATGAAGCGCAACAAGCCGTTGGCGCAGGAATACGATCGGATTATAAAGGATTACGTGTCTAAAGGATACGCGAGGAGGCTGCAGCCGGAGGAGGTCGCGGTAAGGAGCGATCGCCTATGgtatttgcaacattttggtgtcgaaaacccaaacaagcACGGCAAGGTACGGCTCGTGTTTGATGCTGCAGCCAAAGTTGGAGGAACCTTGCTAAATTCGGAGCTGGACAAAGGGCCTCAGCACTATAAGCCTTTGCCGGCTGTGTTCTTTCATTTCAGAGAGGGAGCCGTCGGAGTCTGCGGTGACATCAAGGAGATGTTCCACCAAGTGCTGATCCGACCCGAGGATAGATGTTCCCAACGATTCCTCTGGAGAGATGGCGACGACGAGAGAGATCCGGATGTCTACGAGATGAACGTAATGACGTTTGGAGCAGCCTGCTCGCCGAGCGCTGCGCATTACGTGAAGACTATGAATGCCCTGAAGTATCGGGATTCGGATCCGAGAGCGGTCAAGGCCATCACCGACTACCATTATGTTGATGACTACGTGGACAGTTTCGCTACAGAGAGCGAGGCTATCAGCGTATCTACCCGAGTGAAGGAGATACACAAGGATGCTGGATTCGAATTATGCAAGTTTTCATCCAGCTCACCCACCGTGGAGACGGCTTTAGGACCTGGTCGAGTCAAGAGCGTCGGATGGGGTGAGGCTGAAGAGAAGATCCTCGGAATGCGTTGGCAAGTAGCAACAGATGACTTCAGATTCAACGTGGAGTATCATCGAGTGCCAAGCAGCGTCCTGAGTGGAGATCGAGTCCCTACGAAGAGGGAATATTTGAGCCTGGTGATGTCAACGTTTGATCCCCTGGGATTCCTGTGCTGCCTCATGGTTGCAgcgaagctgctgctgcgagagATTTGGAGGCAGAAGATCCAGTGGGACGAACCACTACCGGAGGAGTTAGGCAAAGCCTTTGCGATTTGGCGCAAAGAGATGGACGCCGTGGGACAGTTCCGATGTCCGCGCCATTATTTTGGGCGTGGAGCGGTCCGGGCCGTAGAGTTGCACGTCTTCGTGGATGCTAGTCAGGCAGCATTCGCGGCGGTGGCCTATTGGAGGGTCACATATGAGGACGACGACGTGCAGGTGAGCTTCGTGAGTGCAAAGGCGAAGTGTGCCCCAATGAGAACGATGACGATCCCACGGCTGGAGCTGCAGGCAGCAGTTCTTGGAACCAGGCTGATGAACACTGTCAAGGAGGAGCACAGTGTGGTCATCACGGACCTGGTGTTATGGACGGACTCTAAGACAGTGCTGAGATGGATCGGCAGCACCCACCGCCGGTATAAGCAGTTTGTTGGCAACCGAGTGGCGGAGATTTTGGAGTCGTCGAAGGTTTCCCAATGGAGATGGGTGCCTACAGCCGACAATGCGGCTGATGATGCGACGCGGTCGCAGAAAGGAGTCGACCTTAGCCAGGAATCAAGGTGGCTAAGAGGACCTGCATTTttgaggcagccagcagccatcTGGCCGGGGCCTGAGGAAGGAACTGAGCGTGTTCCAGATGCCCCTGATGAAGAAGAGATGCCCAGTGAGTTTGCATTAGTTGCGGCAGACGATTTTGTTATTCCGTTTCAGAGATTCTCGAGCTTCAGTCGCCTGGTGAGGACCACAGCCTGGGTCCTACGGTTTGCGCGCTGGTGCCGCAAACAGCGAAACGAACTCGAGGAATACGGCCTTACTGCAGCAGAATGTAAGGCCGCGGAGAACCTGTTGGTCAGACAGGCACAATTGGAGTCGTTCCCCGACGAGATGAGGTCGGCGGAAACTGGACAGGACGTCGCTAGATCGAGCGACATTCGAGGGTTGGTGCCCTACCTAGACGAGGACGGGATTCTGCGAGCTTACGGCAGAATTGATGCCGCACTGTGCATCCCGTACAGTGCGAGGAGGCCCGTATTACTGTCACACAGGCACAGTCTGACAGAGCTGATTGTGAGAGACTTCCACGCCAGGATGAAGCATCAAAATGTGGATGCTACGATTGCGGAGATCCGGACAAAGTTCTGGGTCACAAAGATGAGGCGTGTGATGCGGGGAGTCATCTCATCGTGCAACGAGTGCAAGTTGCAGCGAGCGCGGCCGATGCCGCCGATAATGGGACCCCATCCGGAAGACAGACTGGATGCGGGTGGATGGCCATTCAAATACACAGGACTGGACTACTTTGGGCCACTGCTGGTGACTGTGTCCCGTCACAAGGAGAAGCGTTGGGTCGCCTTGTTTACGTGTTTGACGACAAGGGCGATTCACCTGGAGCTGGCGCATGACCTGTCGACGGATTCCTGCATAATTGCGATCAGGAACTTCGTCTGCCGTAGAGGGCCAGTATATAGACTGCGCAGCGATAACGGCAAGAACTTCGTGGGAGCTGACAGGGAAGCCAGGCGCTTTGGTGACGTATTCGAGATGGTGAAGCTTCAGAGTGAGTTGTCAAGCAGAAGCATTGAATGGGTTTTTAATTGTCCAGCGAACCCGTCTGAGGGCGGAGTTTGGGAGCGCATGGTGCAGTGCGTCAAGAGAGTACTGCGTCATACCCTGAAGGAAGTTGCGCCGAAGGACCATGTATTGGAGAGTTTCCTGATTGAGGCGGAGAATATTGTAAACTCGCGTCCGCTCACCCACTTGCCTGTGGATGCGGACCAGGAGGCGCCGTTGACGCCAAACGATCTACTCAAGGGAGTAGCCAATCTGCCGGATACGCCTGGATTGGATGCGGAGCTGCCCAAGGAGGGTTCTACGAGGAAGCAGAATAAAACGTGTTCTACTACCACGGATTAGTCTGCCCCTTCTTTCGGGAACCAATGTGTAGAGTAgccgtttaaggcaactccaAGTGACGCACGACGACAACAATAATATAAGCTTGAGTCTTTTTAAATACTCattcttataatattatttttctgttaagtattttttctgtgttcaataaatcataatttttaaatatttaatatatatatatttataaatattttataaagtcGTGTATATAATTCTTAAAAATACCTCGTCTAAATAGACCCACTGCTTCTCAACGTGCTTGCTCACacatgaacacgaatatatttaaagacttacaatttggctccgttcatatcttatgtaaatgaatcgagagagataatttatatttaggatttgTTATCTGAGGCgacatgggtgcagtgctcaaaaacatgtaatctaagtgcacactacatgagtcagtcacttgagatcgttccccGCCTCCTAAAATAGTCCCTTAGTGGGTGACCACAGATAAGTCCTCGCCGCTCAATATAGGCAGATGTGCCGGAGCGTGGGACCTCGATAAGGCGGGGACTATTTACTTAGGCctctgcgtaggccatttactttaagatgcgattctcatgtcaccTATTTAAACCAAAGATATTTCCAcataaaattagtttcttacaaaaactcaacgagtaaAATCTTCTCATTTGGGATCTTTACATTTGGTCAATCGAGCCTTAAATCGACTCTGCAGTTTCCCCCTATATGGTAAGGGACTCAGAGAAAGGCCAGCTCCTTTAAGCATTGCTAAGTTAATCTTGCAGCTAAAggtagcaaaaataattaaaacttttcccCTATATGGTAAGGAACacagtataaatataaaaagccaaaaagatacaaaagaatcttttatgttttaaataaaacgacTCTTtggcacaataaataaagctgAAATGTCGACGGTTGTTAAGGCGGAGGAGTTACCAACCCTGCCTAAAATATAGATACCCACTTTCTTTGGTGATTCCAAAGAATGGGATCTTTTTAATGAGCTCTTCACAGAGCTCACCAACTTAACCTCACCAACTTTACTTCACTTTGCAGGTCATAATCCAGAAAAAGTGAATACGTGTAGAACAACAGGTCCAGCCTTGTTGGCCACGGTCTTGATTCAAGTAAAGTTGAGGTATGAAGGCTTTGAACAATTAAGAGCATTGATTGATAGTGGCTCTCAAAGCACAATCATTTCAGAAGAGTCTGCACAGAttctaaaattgaaaaaatttcgGTCTCATACTGAAATAAGTGGAGTATCTTCCACAGGAACGTGCATCTCCAAGCACAAAGCGGTTATTTCGATAAGAAATTCTCCGAAAAGTTTAGAAATTGAAGCACTTATTCTCCCAAAGCTTATGAAGGCACTTCCAGTCAACACAATTAATGTTGAtcagaaaaaatggaagaacTTTAAATTAGCCGACCCCGATTTTAATAAACCGGGTCGTATTGATCTAATCATTGGAGCAGACGTATATACTCACATTCTGGAAAATTGagttaaaaaaatagaagTGCTCCTTGGacaaaaaactgatttcgGGTAGATAGTTTCTGGATGTACAAAATCCAAAGGAAAAGAAACCATTGTAGCCAcaacaatagaaataaaagATTTAGATCGCTACTGGGAagtggaagaagaagaaaaagatgATATCGAGTCTGAAatctgtgaaaataaatttatcaaaacgacaaaaaaagATTCAGATGGGCGATACATTGTGTCAATTCCATTCAAGGAGGATGTCACCTTAGGAGATTCAAAGAAACAAGCGATAGCTCGTTACATGAATCTggagaaaaaactaaaaagaaatgaaaaacttaagGTTGACTACACTAAATCACTAAATTCATGAATGAATACATGGATTTAGGACACATGATTGAAGTGAGTGAtgaaggcaaatattttttaccgCACCAGGCAGTGATTAGAGATTCAAGCCTTACGATTAAATTGAGAGTAGTTTTTGATGCTTCAGCAAAAACTACGAATAACAAAAGTTTGAACGACATAAAGTGTGCAAGGCCACGAGttcaaaaagatatttttgacattattattaaatggagaaaatgggAATTTGTGGTTTCGGCAGACATTGAAAAGATGTACCGACAAATTAATAATGATCAAAagtatcaatatattttatggagaaattctccaaaagaaaaaattaaacaagagagaatgctatagtcgagttccccgactatctgatacccgttactcagctagtggaagtgcgaaggagagtcttcagcactgacagtttttggcggtttgtgggcgcaagagtgggcgtggcaaaacgttttttggcaaatcgttagaaatttacaagactaatacaaaaatgaaaaaatatcaaaacatttttcataagtgtgggcgtggcagtttttagcggtctgtgggcgttagagtgggcggggcaaaaagttttttggcaaatcgatagaaatttacaaggctaatacaaaaatgaaaaaatatcaaaacctttttcaaaagtgtgggcgtggcagtttttggcggtttgtgggcgttagagtgggcgtggcaacatgaatcgacaaacttgcgctgcgcctatgtccctggagtctgtattcttaatctcaactttctaccttttgtagttcctgagatctcgacgttcatacggacagacggacagacagacggacggacagacggacatggccagatcgactcggctactgatcctgatcaagaatatatatactttatatggtcggaaacgcttccttctgcctgttacatacttttcaacgaatctagtataccctttcactctacgagtaacgggtataaaaatataaattaaccaCAGTCACTTACGGAACTGCATCTGCACCATATTTGGCTACCAGGGTTCTGGTAGATATTGCAGATAAATGTAAAAACCAAGTTATTATTGCAATAATTAGGAATGATTTCTATATGGATGACCTAATGACTGGAGCTGATTCGGAagctaataaattaataacattaattTCCCATGAATTGCAGAAAGTTGGATTCAACTTAAGGAAATGGATTTCCAACAATTCCAAAATATTAACCACTGTGGAGGACACAGGG comes from the Drosophila teissieri strain GT53w unplaced genomic scaffold, Prin_Dtei_1.1 Segkk125_quiver_pilon_scaf, whole genome shotgun sequence genome and includes:
- the LOC122625575 gene encoding uncharacterized protein LOC122625575; amino-acid sequence: MIDDELRKDLGVQGERRQLNIQWFGGKATREPTNVVSLKISGVGKPTRHVLKNVYAVSNLSLLMQTLSRRDVQGVDRDARLPMKPYRNVVPKLLIGLDHGHLGLPFRTRRFAREGPYAAATELGWVVFGPVSGQPTTPSPRSCLLAVSVDDAMEKMVEDYFDMENFGVKHAPPVAASDYVRAQSILEDTTVKVGRRYQTGLLWKDDHVVLPPSYEMAYRRLVNVEKKMKRNKPLAQEYDRIIKDYVSKGYARRLQPEEVAVRSDRLWYLQHFGVENPNKHGKVRLVFDAAAKVGGTLLNSELDKGPQHYKPLPAVFFHFREGAVGVCGDIKEMFHQVLIRPEDRCSQRFLWRDGDDERDPDVYEMNVMTFGAACSPSAAHYVKTMNALKYRDSDPRAVKAITDYHYVDDYVDSFATESEAISVSTRVKEIHKDAGFELCKFSSSSPTVETALGPGRVKSVGWGEAEEKILGMRWQVATDDFRFNVEYHRVPSSVLSGDRVPTKREYLSLVMSTFDPLGFLCCLMVAAKLLLREIWRQKIQWDEPLPEELGKAFAIWRKEMDAVGQFRCPRHYFGRGAVRAVELHVFVDASQAAFAAVAYWRVTYEDDDVQVSFVSAKAKCAPMRTMTIPRLELQAAVLGTRLMNTVKEEHSVVITDLVLWTDSKTVLRWIGSTHRRYKQFVGNRVAEILESSKVSQWRWVPTADNAADDATRSQKGVDLSQESRWLRGPAFLRQPAAIWPGPEEGTERVPDAPDEEEMPSEFALVAADDFVIPFQRFSSFSRLVRTTAWVLRFARWCRKQRNELEEYGLTAAECKAAENLLVRQAQLESFPDEMRSAETGQDVARSSDIRGLVPYLDEDGILRAYGRIDAALCIPYSARRPVLLSHRHSLTELIVRDFHARMKHQNVDATIAEIRTKFWVTKMRRVMRGVISSCNECKLQRARPMPPIMGPHPEDRLDAGGWPFKYTGLDYFGPLLVTVSRHKEKRWVALFTCLTTRAIHLELAHDLSTDSCIIAIRNFVCRRGPVYRLRSDNGKNFVGADREARRFGDVFEMVKLQSELSSRSIEWVFNCPANPSEGGVWERMVQCVKRVLRHTLKEVAPKDHVLESFLIEAENIVNSRPLTHLPVDADQEAPLTPNDLLKGVANLPDTPGLDAELPKEGSTRKQNKTCSTTTD